In Sebastes umbrosus isolate fSebUmb1 chromosome 15, fSebUmb1.pri, whole genome shotgun sequence, the genomic window aaaaaatttaattcttgcagaaatctcctaatgtcaaacgtttttgataccaaatcacagcatggctttttctatggtgttcctcaaggtcttggtgtcttaatgtggtattttggagggattagtGATCTTTTTTATCAAtactccagtggtaaaaaatggttaaatttagcaacaaatctgtaacaaatggtatcaaaccaaaaaatgctgcaacaacttatgagacataatagagcatgggaatgaccatcatatacttctatcataatgttctgcgctcttatacactttcactatttattttaatctattcatccatttattaatacattttaattctgatttatgactagaacaacttgctACACCATGCTGCATCTGAAATgaaccacttctatgtgacatctactgttgactatttatctactcctgaacatcccctgtaccCCACCCCTCTAAAACAGAAGGTAGAATGGTAAAGGAGCTGGCTGTACTGAGatgtctcttttttctgtctctgtctctctctcagatgtCCACATTTTACAGCAGATGGGCGGCTGTGAGTGGGACGACGAGACTGGAGAGATTGTTGGTTATAATCAGTACGGTTATGATGAAGAAGACTTCCTTGTGTTGGACCTGCAGACGCTGACATGGACCGCTCCAAAACAACAGGCTTTCATCACCAGACTTCGATGGGATAATGACAAAGCTAGATTAGAATACAACAAAAACTACTACATCCACATATGTCCTGACTGGCTGAGGAAGTACCTACACTATGGGAGGAGCTCTCTGCAGAGAACAGGTAGGATCACATGGCAAGATGTACTGTTGTTCATGGTCTCAGTGCTTTTAAGGCTCTGTATCAttccaatgaaaataatatccTGACACATCCTGGTGTCTCAGTACAGactcatctgtgtctgtctctctccccagAGCGTCCCTCGGTGTCTCTCCTCCAGaagactccctcctctccagtcagCTGCCACGCTACAGGTTTCTCCCCCGACAGAGCCAAGATGTTctggaggaaagatggagaggagattcATGAGGACGTGGACCTCGGAGAGATCCTCCCCAACCACGATGGATCCTTCCAGATGAGTGTTGAGCTGAGCCTGTCATCAGTCGCACCTGAAGACTGGAGGAGGTACGACTGTGTGTTTCATCTCTCTGGTGTGGTGGACGACATCGTCACCAGACTGGACAAAGCAGTGATCAGGACCAACTGGGGTAAGACTGGAATATActtgtatatttgtttatttatttgcaacAGATTCCTGTAACATTTGGTGGACAGTTAGACCATAATTAAGGAAGAACTTATTAGAAACTAGTGTGTATAGTGCCAAAATGTTAACTTCAACTTTGTTGTCCCCCAGGAGCAATTTGTCTCGCAGCTaggtaaaacacagaaaacattaaaacataaaacataatacaaatgtaaaaagaaatgcttaaaaaaagccatataaactcacataaaacaaagtagAGCAGTGACAGTCTGTGCCTTTACTGGAGACAGTATTGAGATGACAGGAAAGGAGGCAGAGAAAGATGCAACAAAGATCTGTGGCTCAAACTGGGGACGTTGTGGTTCGTGGTCGGCGTCTTAACCCGTCAGCTACAGGTGCAAAGTTTATGATATGTTGGGCTATTTGTCTACAGTGGGACTGGCTGTGAAATTTTCCAAGTAATGGTTTATtacatcagtggttctcaacctgggggtcgggataacatattaaaaaggaaaaacttattttatacCGGGGAATGTAATTTACATTACATTGCCTCTAACAGTGATAtagaatagattttattgagtgtgtttgtgagaatcaaagtgtgCATGCAGGTGAGTTTCTGACGGGTCATTTCCGGGGGGtcggggggagagaaaaagtcacgaGACGCATCAGaaatccacagtgcctggagcacattggacaaTGCCTAGGAGCTAGTGTGACAGGCAAGAATAATGCAagaataattattttttcaggcataattcatttatttagagaaAAGCTAATTTCTTTGTTGTCTCAGTTATTACTGTATCATTTTCAGGACATGTCATTTAAGTTTTGGATGTAAATATGCATCAACACTGGTCACTGTACAGACTATGCAGCACATATGCAGTGAAATAGAAAGAGGAATAATGCAGATAGGTGATGCAGatccttgtgtgtgtgggtttattTTGCGTTGATCTGTTGGTAATGCCTCATGGCTCCAGTAGGGGGATcgcgctcctcttcctcactcaatACAGAGACGAGTGAAGGGAAGAGCTGCGTGTGATTCattcatccttctctctcactATTTCCCCTGTTTAAGGGGCACAACATTTGGAGGCACCGCTGAGATGTTTAGCTTGAGGATCATCACTGAGCTACAAGTGGAATCCTCTGGTTGATCATCTCCTCAAACTACTCAGGCATCGGAGAAAGGAGTTGGCAAGGCGGTCGAGGTGGTCTTCAGACAAACATTGGCGACTTGTATCCTGAAGTGAGCAAAGTGACCACTAGGGAGCAGCAAAGAACCAATTGAGTCAGATAAACCCTCGTTTCACTACTTCTGCCCGCTCCTTTGATAAAATGGAGTCTGAATTCGAGAAGCTGGAGCTGGAGATTAAAGGAGCATTATACAAACTGACTGTTGAACAACTGATTAAAGTATGCAATGAACTTCTGATTTCTGGACCAGGAAAGGAACATGTGACTGGTAAAACACGCAGTCAATTAATTTCACACGTCATGAGGTACCTTGAACGGGTGCAATTGGATGACCGAGAGGATGAAGGTTTGTCAGAACTTCTTAACATTCAAGACATAATAGACAAAATCCAAATGGCAACAAACCTAACTGAGAGTGAAATTTTGCATCAAACTGACAGACAGGAAAACCTCcagaaagaggtagaggagctAAGACTGTCATTacaagaaaaagagaatgaaatGCATGACCTCATGAACATAAGCATGAACCCCCCTGCCAGTTCCAGCACTCCAGCAAAGAACATGGCGCTAGCACCCCCTAACAGCTCTATGTGGCGCAAAGACTTTAAGATGGCAGGCCAAATAGGAGAGCCAGGACAAAAAGATAAGCTAACCTTTTCCAGTCTGGCCAGACAAATTGAAAATGGGCTCAATAAGGGCTACCCAGAGTCAGAGATCATTGATGCTGTAATCCACGCCATCACACCAGACCTGCAGTTACGAAGTTACCTTGAGGGGAAGGAAAAACTTACGCTGCCCGCCCTCCGCAGAATTCTCAGGTCTCATTACCAGGAGAGAGGTGCCACTGAGTTATATAAACACCTCACCTCTGAAGTCCAGAGCAGTAAAGAGACACCTCAAAACTTCCTGATAAGGGCAATGGACATGAGACAGAAAATTCTGTTTGCTTCTCAGGAAGATGAGTCAAACTTAAAATATGACCCAGCACTAGTCCAGAGTCTATTCATGCATACTGTCCTGACTGGCCTACAGAATGGCAATATCAAAAGTGACCTGCAGCCTTACCTCCTGCAGACAAACACCTCAGATGGGCTGCTACTGGAGAAACTGAACGTTGCATGCACCAATGAAAAGGAGAGAcaggacaaaaagaaacatgctGCCCCATCACGAGCAACAAATGTGAATACAGTCCAGTCCAGTGAAGTTCCAGTGGAAAAGAAAAGCACCACCCAGCAAAACACAGCCACTTCACTTCCTCCTGATCTGCTATCCGAAATCAAAGAAATTCGCTCTGACATGGTGCTGTTGAAAGATCTGAGAGCTGAAGTCTCCCAAATCAGGGAAACCATCCAAAGGTCCACACCTGTGCCCCCCACAGTATCCCCCACCAAGCAGAGAACCAGCTAATATGTCTGCCCCTTATCCAGTGTTTTCACCCCCACAACCCTCACCTTATAAAGCTGAGTCAAATGCCATGCCAGTGTACCACCAGCAGCCACCAGCAGCAGCGCAGGAGTACCGGCCAGCATTCAGCCCTGCGCAGATGAGGGAAACAGCTCAGTTCCAACAAAGGTTTGCACCACAGCGAAATTACCAAGCACCACGCCCCCGTCCTAGATGTTATGCTTGTATTCAAGCAGGCGAAGATTACTGTCAGCATTGCTTTAGATGTGGAAGCAGTGAACATTTCAGGGCAGGTTGCAAGGCACAGAGGGTAGTGGAACCCACTAGAAGGAGCCCTTTAAACTAAGGGAGGTTGCTTCCACGGGACATGGAGCAACCGACGACATGGATATGTCCCAACGTTGTGCAAGTTgcgaagaagaaaaagacagtGAGGAGCTAAAATGTTGCTCAATTTGTAAAACCACACTGTACTGCTCAAAAGACTGTCAGGGAACCCACTGGCCTGCACACAAAAGACATTGTAAGCCATATACATGTTCAAGTATTACGAAACAGGCAACACGGTCATCTGAGAAACCCAAGGGCAAGGAAAATAGTGCTCCAGAGAAAATACCTACTGTAAGGGAGTTAGTAGGGAAGAAGTGCCTCATCAGGTGTTTCCTGCACAAACTCAAAATTCAGGCACTTTGGGATACAGGTTCACAAGTTTGTGCTATAGATGAGGTATTTAAAGGGAGACACTTACCTGATGTGCCGCTAAGGGATGTTGCTGAACTTGTTGACCCTCTTGACCCGTTACAAATTGAAGCAGCCAACGGGACAGACATGCCATACAGTGGTTGGCTCGAAGTGTCCTTTAAACTTGCTGCTAATGATGATGAGTTGCTAATACCCATGCTAGTGCTAAAAGGCAGCCAACAACAATGTCCTATTATTGGCTTTAATGTCATTGAACATCTTGTGCTGGACAGTCTGCAAAACCAGACAAAACATGGAGTCAAAGAGAAGCTTGTGAAGGCAGTAAAAATGGCTTTTCCTCAtcttaagaaaaacaaagcaaagacCTTTATTAATGCTGTGAGTATAGGACAGATGTGTGACCATAATGTAAGAACAGCAAATGAGAGGGTGAGTGTGCCTAAACGTAGCTCCGTTCAAATTGAGTGTCGAGTACAGGCCCCAGCTTTCAAAGAGGATAAGACTCTGATTTTCGAGCCTCATGAGAACCCACAGTGGCCTGATGGATTAGAGTTTTGTGATACTCTTGTGTCAGTGAAGGCAGGCATGGCCCCAAAAATCATTGTTAGTGTGCAAAACCCTACGAGTCATGACATTACACTGTCAGGAAGGACTATTATTGGGACTGTACAATCAGTCAGCTCAGTATATcctgcaaatatatttaaaacagaCCACCTACCTACTGCGTCCATTCACCATGTCAAAGCCCAGAGCTCCAGTGAAAGTGCCCCTGTCCACGAACAGTGGAGTCCTCCTGTTGATTTGGCTCACCTTGATGAACACCAGAGACAAATAGTCAGTCAGATGTTAAGAGAAGAGTCAGAGTCATTCTCCAGCTCTGATGACGACATAGGCTGTGTGAAAAACCTGCAAATGAACATTTCGCTAAAAGATGCTGATCCAGTGTCAAGAAAATATCTCTCTGTTCCAAAACCCTTATACAAAGAGATGAAAGACTACTTACAGGACTTGATAGCACAAGGGTGGGTTGAAAAGTCTACCTCTTCCTACTCCTCTCCAGTCGTCTGTGTGAGAAAAAAGGATGGCACTCTCCGCTTATGTATCGACTACAGGGAGCTTAACAGGAAAACTCACCCAGATCGCCACCCCATCCCCAGAGTACAGGACATTATGGACAACCTGGGAGGGTTGAACACCCTCTTCTCACTGCTGGACCAGGGCAAGGCATACCACCAGGGGTTCATGACCGAGGACAGTAAGCATCTAACAGCTTTTGTGACCCCCTGGGGCCTGTATGAGTGGGTCCGAATTCCGTTTGGGCTTATGAATGCACCTCCAGCATTCCAGCGCTGCATGTAAGAGTGCTTGGACGGCTTAAGGGATGAAATATGTGTGCCATATCTTGATGATGTTCTTGTGTTTAGCAGAACATTTGAGGATCATGATGTCAGAAGGGTGCTGCAATGACTGAGAGGGCACGGGATAAAACTGAAGCCCAGAAAGTGTGACCTGTTTAAAGCAGAAGTACGGTACCTTGGAAGAATTGTGTCTGCTCAGGGGAACCGGGTGGACCCTGCCGATACTGCTGCTGTCAGGgccttgaaaaacaaacatccagGTACTGTTGGTGAGACAAGAGCAATCTTGGGACTATTAAGTTATTACCGGCAGTATATCAAAGATTTTTCACGTATGACCTGTTTAAAGCACCTGTAGAAACCGAAACACTGAACAACACAAAGAGGAAGTGGCAAACAAAACGAAACAGCAGAGGAGTTCCATCCAACACACCCATTAAGTGGACTGACATGCACCAGTCAATCTTGGAACAGTTGATAGACTGTCTCACTCAGCCTCCTGTTCTAGGCTTCCCAGAGTTTTCACAGCCATTCATCATCCATACTGATGCTTCCAACCAGGGACTAGGTGCTGTATTGTACCAAAGGCAGAATGAAAAGCTTCATGTGATTGCTTATGGCTCCCGAACTTTAACTACAGCGGAGAAAAACTACCATCTACATTCAGGAAAGTTGGAGTTCCTAGCCCTCAAGTGGGCGATCACAGAAAAATTCCGTGATTACCTGTACTATGCACCATTCTTCACCATCTACAGTGACAACAACCCACTTACCTATGTACTGTCCACTGCCAAACTGAATGCAACAGGGTGTCGATGGGTAGCAGAACTGGCAGATTTCCACTTCACAATCAAATACCGTCCGGGTAAGGAAAACATTGACGCAGACAGTCTGTCCAGAATGCCTTTAGATATGGAAATATTCATGAAAGAGTGTTCAGAGGAAATATCACATGATGTGATTGGAGCAGCTACACAGGCAGTGGAAAGTCAGGATGAATCCAGTGCATTATGGTCCATGGGTGTCTCAGTACAATGTGCAGCAATAGCTACAGACACGCCCCTCATTCCACTAACAGCAGGACAAATCAAACATGACCAAAGGAATGACCCCACTGTCGGACCAGTGATTCAGTTCAAACTGGCAGAAAAACGACCATCAGGTCCAGAA contains:
- the LOC119502701 gene encoding major histocompatibility complex class I-related gene protein-like; amino-acid sequence: MTNEVQVGYYDSNIKTLELKQDWMRKLAKDEQQHLKSYSLKCLGSQQFFRANLDSLKQRLNQTGDVHILQQMGGCEWDDETGEIVGYNQYGYDEEDFLVLDLQTLTWTAPKQQAFITRLRWDNDKARLEYNKNYYIHICPDWLRKYLHYGRSSLQRTERPSVSLLQKTPSSPVSCHATGFSPDRAKMFWRKDGEEIHEDVDLGEILPNHDGSFQMSVELSLSSVAPEDWRRYDCVFHLSGVVDDIVTRLDKAVIRTNWVPPAGFPAGPVIGVVVGLLLLLLAVCIAGLFI